The nucleotide sequence ACGATGGAGATGGGTCTGTAGGGGTGGATGATAATATCGAAGAGGGGGAATTTTTTCCAATTCCATCCGATGGGTTTGCGGATTCTGTACCGTCACCGGAATCTTCGTCGGTTGATTCACTGTTGGCCGATGAGAATCTTGATTCGATGGAGGAATCTGTTTCTCCGGTGGATAATGATGTGCGGTTTTCGAGGATAGAGAAAGAGGAAGATGTTGAGTCTTCCAACAATGGTGCAGGTCTCAAGGGCACGCGTGAGTTTGAATGTACCAAGGATTCTGTTTCAGCTGCCCCAATGCAAGTTCAAAATCAAATTGGCATTGAGCCTGATCAAAGTCTTAATGGGCCAGCTCCGATTAATGAGGCTACGGTGGGCTGTGCTAATTCAAACGGGTTGGACCCTCCTCAAGATGTGATTGATAATGTTTCGGGTGACTCTAGTTTAAATGGGAGATTTTGTGTCGACTCAAACGAGGTTATCGCGCGTCATTCGTCTACTGCTGTAGCTCGTTTTCGGGGTAAGAGAAAAAATGTCCATCCCCTGTTTAAAGGTCATTTCTTTAAACATATGTGGGGAAGGAGTAATATGAAGCGTTGTAAACGTCGGGAAAATTTTCGATGGCAGGAACGATTTTTCATAGATAATGTGATGAAAAATTGGATAGAGGACGAGGATGAAGATGATTGCTGCTCATGCTGTTCTTCCTGTGCGTCCTCGGATTCGGATTCTTAGATGCTCGTCTTGTCGTGTTGTGCGTCATTTTTGTCCTCGCGATATTGTGTTCTTTATTTTTTTTCCGAGTCCTTAATTGTGTGGGTTTTTTAGTTGGGTGTAGTCGTTGGATGTAGTCTCGTGATTTTTGTTTCTAGCTCCTGACTAGTTTCATCTCGTGTATttttcataattaataatattaacttgcctttcaaaaaaaaaaaagattagcaAGGCAGTTGTTACCAAATTAGTAAAGGTGGTTACAAACAAACAATGCATGCCACACAAGTTAGTGAAGGTAGATATTAGCAAGTTACACGGATAATGAATTGACAATATAAAGTTGTTGTCATGTATTGACAAGTGCACTACTCCGTCATATTTTGAGAAAGCAAATTTTGTAATCTGAACGTTTTGGCAAAAATTTCACCTCCAGTGAATTGAATTTCTAGTTCCGCCACTGGTTTGCTGGTTTGAACCCGACTCGAGTTagcttaaaattttcatttttttcgATATCAAACTCGGATAACTATTATAGGTTCGAACTCGATGTTTATTTAAAATATCTAAGATTCATAATCGTATATTAGCTTAAAGTCGACCTCGATCAAACTCTAGCTCGATGAAGCCCGAACACGTGCTCAATTAAGCTTGTTTCAACTCTTAACATATATAGAAACTATCTTTTatagataataaaaaaaaaaaaaaaaaaaaaacttgtaatctatctatacattattataaagtgcgtgccaataatcctacgtgtcagTCTGTTATTAATTCTGGTTAAATTTGCTTATGTGGCGACTTGTGATCAACTTATAATTTATAGTAATTATCCTATACATTATATTTAAGGAGATTCCAAATCAATTAAAACCTAtccatatatttattaattattaaaaatatatagaatTATCACTATTCTTGTAAAATAGTACTCCGTATATGTATAGAATCTATATCCATACAATGACAGTTTCCTTATATTTTTGGAATTTATGCATCGTTACACAATATTAATACTGTATTAATTTTCTTATAATACACAATATTTAATTTATCTATTATGAATCGCTTACAATATATACAactttgtatattattattatatttacgttTGTTGGACTATGGGTATTATACATGGTGGGCAAGAAACATAacatatgatacatatatactccgtaAAATTATATCTAAGTTTAATAAaatcataattatattatattataattataattataactataattataacaaAGTTGTAACTAATTATAACTAAAAGTATATACTCCGTACATAgtagttaataataaaattataactaaattaattaaataactaagttagttatttaataatattaaatataaaagacTAAATCGTATACGGATTATTTATTGTTTATTACTTTTTTATAAACATAtacttaaattaattaattaattaattaattaattaattatgcttATATATGTTTAAACTACAATTTaagtttttactatgaatatgtttgcCCAGTAATATATAAGTATGTTGTTCTGTCATTGCCATCGGTTAATAGATAAAAATAACTGTTTACGGGCTCATGTTTGATATTTTATCAATCATTtgttaattgaagttaaaatgattaTTTAGTAATTCCATAGCCGTCCCATTAAGTTTTTGGGCTATGTTCAAGTTAAAATGATTATTTAGTAATTCTTACCGCTCATGCCTTCAGATTGAGTCGAGTTTTCTCCGGGGCAGCAGTTTGAGGCGAGTTATGCAGTTGTGGGAAatgaacgcgtgagtggttaagtCCTCCATGTGTGATCCCGTACTTTtattcaaaaaaatatatataataacttcatcattattattttaaatatctgAATTTTAAGTAATACATACATATAAAGGCAACTATTATATTGAATAAAATGCATAttcaatgaaaatataaatattttaggtGATTTCGAGTTCATAGATTATTTAACGTTTGACATAAaataaattatactccgtaattaaattTTAACATTAAATAAATCATCATAATTATAAACGATACGGTGTTGACTTAAGTACCTACCGAGTTGGAGTCCGTCAATAAACAAGGGATTGACTAATTCAAGCGAAAGTCAATTTGTGCTTTGCTCATGTAACCCTAAACTTAATCCAAACTATGTTCATACTTCATACTAAAGGTCTTGGATGATGAAATCATAACACACTAGcaaacaattattattattgttattattcttatATTATCAGTACTATTACTTTTCACTTTGTAAAAGTGTTAAGTATTCCAAGTCATTGTCTAAATGTATCGAGTTAACCTCTTCAATCAAGATGATTTGGGTTCTAAGTCCATGTGATTGTTTGTATATTCGTGGAAAAATTGTGTATGATGTGTGTTCGTTAAATAAATAGTTGAATATTTTAAATAATTCAATATTAAGTTAATTTCATAGTATAAATTAAAACAATTTATGCATAGAAATGTGagagattaattttttttttaaatacgaaTCATGTTTTGAGTTTTTCCAAACGAAAAAAGGATAGactcttgaaaatttggttttcttACTTGTGGAAGAATTCGTATTTCAAATATAAACTAATTTTATGACTGGTGAAAATAGAGGGTTcaaaatatgatataaatttctaaggatAAGGATGCACCTTGTTGTTGAATATAACTCGTAATATAATCACTCAATTCTCATCTTATTAACAATCACAAGTTTACAATTTTTTACGTGATCATGCACACAATAATGTATAAAAATTTTGTAAGTTCAagttttttatttctctatatacAGTTGTAAGAAAAATATAGGATTCACAACATAACCGAATACCTATGGCGAAAGCGGGGGATCATTTGTTTATATTATCGGTCGGGAAATCAATAAAAAAACTGAAACTTTCATAGTTCATAATATAAGATTCTCTTATCATGTTTGTCTCGAATATTCACGGACGAGAGTATTTGGTGTCATAGTTCATAATACAAGACCAATATCTTCTCTCTCGATTTTTCTCTCATTTGTGTTTGGTGTATTTGGTATCATATTCACCCACACATCCAATGCATGAAACTTCACATTATATATGATGAATACTTATTTTTCAATAAAACTCCATTAATTTCACACAAATCAcacaataatgatacttatttttcATTGATTActaaaaaaagatatatatatatatatatatatatatatatatatatatatataatatgtacactTTATTAACTACAAAGAAAGTTGATAGGCGAGATGAATTCGAGGAAGATTAAATTCAAGTTCCAACAATAGCCCTAAACTAATTAAGCTTCAATATAATGACAGAGTAAACACAACATCAACATGCTATAACCACCACTCATCTCAAAGTAGACTATCTTTTCTACTCCCAAAGATAAGAATAGATATTCGGAACCATAAACAAAATATAATTTTTAGCCATTGTTTGCCTGTAGATTATTATACTACCTTTCATTAAATAAAACAAATTTTGGTTGTGAGAAGAGGGGTGGATTCATTCAAAACTCAAAggagttttaatttttttatttttttattttttttgtcaaaattaattaagtttgaagaatattttagTGGCTAaatctggaaaaaaaaaaaaaaaacgtatatTCTAAATAATATGAGatcatatagttatatttattggtGTTCTATATAAATCTTCTATGAGTACTTGATTATCCAAGGTTTTATTTTTTATGGGGAAATCAATGTATTTGTTCATAGGAGGATTTTCTCGTATAATAAAAAAATAtgtattacggagtattaattttaCTCAATTATTTAATAAGTATttaagtgaaaataataataataataatttctattaaTCTGTAGTCCAATTATCGTATATTTTAAAAAATTGTATACACATATTTGCAATAGATGAATCAGATTGAGATGGTAACACTCCAACTGAATTTCCCACCAAAATCTTAAACCCCTAATATTACAACTATCAACTATCCTTTTCAGTTTACACAATCTGATTCACTTCTCTCTGAATCGAAAACCCTAATATGGCGCTAATCATCATCGCATTCATCGTGTTCGTATCTTTAATGTCGTCTGCACTATCTCAGAGTAAGTATTTCGCCCTAATTTCTAACAAATTATTCTAATCCTAATTATTTCTGCAATCAATTAATCACAGTTTCAATTATTATATCACTAGGTCCGATTTACATGTCGTTCGTCGCTAATGCGACGGAATTTCCGCCGGAGGAATATTACGATTACATAATCGTCGGCGGTGGTACCAGCGGTTGTCCGTTAGCCGCCACATTATCCGTCAACCACCGCGTATTACTTCTTGAAAGAGGCGGTGTTCCATATACAAACCCTAACGTCATGAGACAAGAAGGATTCATTGCCACTCTACGGAAAGCTGATTCTTTCTACTCGCCGGCGCAATCGTTTACTTCCGAAGAAGGTGTTCCGAATGCTCGTGGCCGGATTCTTGGCGGCAGTAGCGCGATCAATGCCGGATTCTATAGTCGTGCAGATGAAGAGTTTTATAACCGGTCTGGAATCAATTGGGATCATCTTGTTGTCGAACGGTCTTACAAGTGGATTGAGAGTGCTATCGTATTTGAACCGGAGTTACAGCCGCTGCAATCGGCTCTTCGTGATGGATTGTTGGAATCAGGTGTAGGTCCGTTTAATGgatttacggttagacacactcTTGGTACTAAAATTGGGGGTTCTACGTTTAATAGCTCTGGTTATCGACACAGTGCAGCTGATCTTTTGAATCTTGCCAACCCTAACAATATTAAAGTTGCTGTTTACGCTACTGTTGAGAGGATCTTATTCAGTACTTCAGATCCTTTCGGATCTAAGAAAAATGCTATTGGGGTTGTTTTTTGTGATGATGCAGGATATTATCACAGTGCGAGGCTAAGGGAATATGGAGAGGTCATTGTATCAGCTGGTGCAATTGGCAGCCCACATTTGCTTTTGTTAAGTGGAATCGGGCCACGAACGTACCTTTCTTCTTGGGGGATACCGGTTGTGCATCATTCGCCATTTGTTGGTCAGTTTTTGTATGATAATCCAAGAAATGGAATATCATTTGTCTCACCAATGTTACTGCAGAATTCTCTGATACAGGTGGTGGGGATTACTAATTCTGGTGCTTATCTTGAAGCATCATCTGATGTTGTGCCTTATTCTAACCATGTACATTCTAGTTTAATGAGCCGATCATCGTCTTCTTTGTACTTTAGTGTTGCTGGCATTATGGAAAAGGTTATCGGTCCAGTATCTGCTGGGTCATTAGGGTTAGCATCTACAGATATTACAGTGAACCCAGCAGTTCGTTTTAACTACTTTAGTAACCAGGTGGATTTGCAGAGGTGTGTAAATGGAACAAGGAAAATTGGGGAGTTGTTAAGAAGCCGGGCGATGAGTATTTTTAGGTTTTGGGGGTGGTCTGGTGCAGAGTTTAGGTTTGTGGGGTCCGTTTTGCCGGAAAATCAGTCTAGTGATGAGGAGATGGGTGAGTTTTGTAGGGCGACAGTGAACACGTTATGGCATTATCATGGTGGATGCTTAGTGGGGAGAGTGGTGGATTCGAATTTGAAGGTGATTGGTGTTGGTTCACTTCGAGTGATTGATGGGTCCACGTTTTCGTTTTCACCTGGGACTAATCCACAGGCTACAGTTTTAATGCTTGGAAGGTAAGTTTGTGTTAGATTCAATTATTCATGTCTTGTTTGGTTGAGTCTGAGTATGACTGGACCTGTTGACTAATTTGACCATTGTTGGTTTGTAAATGTGCAGGCACATGGGTGTGAAGATATTGAGGGAAAGATTGCGCCTTGCCCAAGGCAGACACTTTATTTCTTGATTTTCGTCCTGCTTTTAATATTACAGCACGAGTGTATATTCATTCATTCATTAGTGCTTGTGTCTATGATACGTTGTGGAATTTGGTGATAGCTTAATAATTCAAGTTTTATATGCAAAGGTTGTATGTTGTTGTAAATGACATTAGTTCAAAGTTTTATGTGTCATGTATTTGAAACGAACAGCTTTCTGTTTTTGAGGTTCATTGTTAATGCCCACTCAGTCCTGCCTGGGTAAATACAGAGCAATATGTATGAATAGATTACCCACTTTGATTGAGCTGCAGCTTATATCTTACACGTGCTGCTTCATGTCTCGTTTGAAAATTATATTAGAAACTCTAAGATGAACATAAGTCATTATTAGACCTCAGCATTCGTGTTTGAGGAAGCGAATGTAGTTTCTATATGAATATGACCTGAATAAAGTTGGCTTCCTGGTATCAAGTAATTGTGGTAGCTGAGTATCTAAGATTTGCTGTcgtttaaaattcaacagatcgttTGTGCTAGAGATGGAAAAATGGGCGGGGATTGATAATGGGTCATCTCGAGTATAGGTCAAACAGGTCAGGGTCAGGCTGACCTGCTGATTTCAGTTCAGTTACTCAGACCCACCCTCTACTAAGTTATCACCCAATTTAACCTGCAATACAATCTCTTACCCATATTATAACTCATTTCCCATACCTTGGGTACGTTTGCCAGGTGTGATTTAATTGGAGGATAGAAGCAAAGGCAGGTTTCCCCTGTCAGCCCAGGTGATGCCAATTTTCGTTGTAagcaaaacagagtttgcatttcTGTTTGCTGATTCACCAGCAAGCAGAAAAGCAACTCGATACAGATGCAGATTTGCAACGTAGAATCAAGATTTACAAATGGACATCACTGAGAAAGGAAACTTAAAAACTTTAATCCAAATGAAGCCAGTCACAATGCCTTCAATAGTGGTATTGACAAAAAAAATAGGTTCCATTTTATAAAACCAATAAATGGATGGCAATGATACTTTCATCGAGAATTGAATATCTTGCTAAAACAATAAGATATGCTTGGCTAATAAAGGAATTTATGCAAAATAATAGCTCCCATACAAAATGCAAATTTCCATTAAGATTACACTCAAAGTAAAAGCATACTTGTTGACAAACTTCCTACAGTTTGGTGCTTACAAAATGTAACAAATTTAAAACATCAACCATAAGCTGGATCTATTCTCACTTAAAGTCCTTAATAAACATTCTTCATAACAATGcgtaacattcacttcaattcttCTTTTCAGCAAATATCCTTGTGCAAATGCTCCTCTCCTTACTTTCCCCTGAGCACAAAGAGACACAGATGGATGTTAATCATGAGCAGCAGAACGAATATCCAAAACTAGTAAAGGTGTGTGttcgcggggggggggggggggggggggggggggggtggacaAGGCACGTACGAATTCATCATGAGGGTAATGTTGTCGCCTTTTAGCAAAATCCTGCCTACAAATATCCAAAACTTACAAGTTATAAAAACAACCAGAAATATTTGCATAAGCGATTAGTCTAAAAGTAACATTAATGATAGAAAATATAAAAAACCTAGAGGCTTTCTGGTTTTCTTCTTGATGCTGACTTCTTCAGCCTCATCGAGAACCAAATTCATGTACTCATCAAACCCCTACATTATTTATACAAATAACAGACATTACTTTCGTCATATcggttgttcaataaaataatatAACACACTACGTTATCAATCACATCTCTTGTTTTGTTAGAAAACACGTTTCCTTAAACCCCATCACAACGTGAAATACTCATCAAACCCCCAaattaaacaaaaaataaaaagtACTTTCCTCATATCTTGGTTTACAAAATAAAAGAACACATTAAGTTATCACTCACATCCTCTCATCACatctcttgttttttttttttttttttttagaaaacacAATTCCTTGATAACAGAATAAACATGAACACTAAAAATATGCAGTGTATAATAGACTAACTAACTTAACATCCATATTATTCTATTCATAGCATCTATCCAAACTATTAGAAGAGGATATTAAGAAGACACTTGTCAATAGTTTAAGACATCGCATAATCAATGGATGCCTGTTACAAGCTTAAAATCTCCGTTGATTTAAATCATTAATTATTAGACACAGTTCCATAACTGATGTCTTCATTGGTAAGTTTAAACATAATTATAGTAATTCTTATCGGTTTTTATCCtacttcgtcccaaaatttaaattTTCGTAGTTTACCATTTGCTTTTGGCAATTCATCCATTTCGGTAATCAATCTTAACAAATGAATGCAACAATTGTATGAGTTCTTCGAATTAAATCAACATACGGCTTCTACATTTTTGATCAAATTCATGATGACATCAATGTTTCACAAAACTTACCCAAAGTTTTAGCACAACCTAGTTAGTAATATTAAAGCAAAATTTAAGTAAAAACAAAGGTTTCAAACTTCCATTAGCTATATACAATCTCTCCTTTTTAAGcccaaaaccctaaaacctaatcaCGAATATCATATGAAGTTGCATTTAATAAATAAGTAATAATTAGAACAGAACTTACAATAATACGTCCTTCAATTCTCAAATCCTTCTGTTCAAATAGCCAAATCTGAATACGAGCTTTCTGTATCGTAAGGAAAGCAgcaaaaattaacaaaattatcCAATAAGATCGAAATATATATTAGTATATGATATGACACTTATTATATAATACTTACACTCTGCAGAAACCTAAAGATGAGATTCTGAAAAGAAAGTAACAAAATTAGGGTTAGTAAAATTAACGATTGAAAAAATTAGGAGTCTTGTAATTGGGGAAGGGATTGTAAATTGTAAATACATACGATAGGTTGTGTCATGATCCTCTGTACTTTAGTCGCCATGGTTGCTGCTGTTGTGATTGAGAGTAGGGATCTGGTTGTTTGTTGAACGCAGTAGCAGACTATAAACCCTAATACAGAGCGAGCTTGTAACTCAAGTGAATAAAATCCTTTTTCTggtcaatattttatttcattccCCATATTATATTGCAATTTGCTACCGAAAATCCTTTTGAGATGTGGTTAATAGTTGTACATAAAGCTTACTTAGGCcacccctatcgtaactaaactattcatcctctcaACTTTCcatatcagcgccacatcaacaccaatatcctataactaactcataactaaacactctctatcatggctaaaacaatactcctcttaatatacaacgtacaagcaataaaacatcaagtccaacaataaaaagcactgagacccgcaattcctataactcttccgttaaatctatggtgaaagcgggtaactaacgcgggtaactaagtggtgcctatggttagttacggatAATGAGCGGGTAATGGGCGGGTAACTAACCATGGGGGTGGTCTTATTAATCCATTAACTTAGTCAATGTTGCTACCGAGAATCTATTTTTTTTctcttaaaaaaaaatcttttatttttttcttattgACCAGAGGTTCACTCGGAAACAATCTCCCTACCCGTCGAATAGAGAAAgagatgattttctctacttttaagagtgtttttcactctgggtggagaaatgacttgtctttattctcggataggggaatgattgtctacatctaacctcccccatacaccacttatctggtattgggttttgttgttgttgtgtctAAATGTGAACCTGAAACGTCTGCACGACTCGATTGAGGTTGATCTCGAAGACGATGTTTTCTCAGTGTGTAACGTTTGTGTTAATAAGCTAAGTGTTACGTCAGATCTCAAGTTGAATGAGTTTCACGCCGACCTCTTGGTTATTTCAAATCGTATCGTTCTTTTGGATCATCCTTATTACGATCGTCATGTTGGGTTAGCAACCGAGGCCTTGAATGTGAATGGTATTCGCGGGG is from Rutidosis leptorrhynchoides isolate AG116_Rl617_1_P2 chromosome 10, CSIRO_AGI_Rlap_v1, whole genome shotgun sequence and encodes:
- the LOC139873479 gene encoding (R)-mandelonitrile lyase-like; its protein translation is MSSALSQSPIYMSFVANATEFPPEEYYDYIIVGGGTSGCPLAATLSVNHRVLLLERGGVPYTNPNVMRQEGFIATLRKADSFYSPAQSFTSEEGVPNARGRILGGSSAINAGFYSRADEEFYNRSGINWDHLVVERSYKWIESAIVFEPELQPLQSALRDGLLESGVGPFNGFTVRHTLGTKIGGSTFNSSGYRHSAADLLNLANPNNIKVAVYATVERILFSTSDPFGSKKNAIGVVFCDDAGYYHSARLREYGEVIVSAGAIGSPHLLLLSGIGPRTYLSSWGIPVVHHSPFVGQFLYDNPRNGISFVSPMLLQNSLIQVVGITNSGAYLEASSDVVPYSNHVHSSLMSRSSSSLYFSVAGIMEKVIGPVSAGSLGLASTDITVNPAVRFNYFSNQVDLQRCVNGTRKIGELLRSRAMSIFRFWGWSGAEFRFVGSVLPENQSSDEEMGEFCRATVNTLWHYHGGCLVGRVVDSNLKVIGVGSLRVIDGSTFSFSPGTNPQATVLMLGRHMGVKILRERLRLAQGRHFIS
- the LOC139872864 gene encoding uncharacterized protein, whose translation is MATKVQRIMTQPINLIFRFLQSKARIQIWLFEQKDLRIEGRIIGFDEYMNLVLDEAEEVSIKKKTRKPLGRILLKGDNITLMMNSGK